The uncultured Fusobacterium sp. DNA window TATTTTTTAGGAGGAACATTATGAACCCAGTTATTTTTTCCATTGGTAGTTTTGAACTACGATATTATGGATTGATGTATGCTATTGCATTTTTTGTTGGAATTGAAATAGCAAAATATATGGCAAAAGAAAGAAATTTTAATCCCTCTATAATTGAAAACTATGCTTTTGTTGCTATGCTTTCTGGTTTGTTAGGAGGTCGTCTATACTATGTATTATTTAATTTAGATTACTATCTATCAAATCCTAGTGAAATTTTAGCTACATGGCATGGAGGAATGGCTATTCATGGCGGTATTATTGGTGGTATTGTTGGAACTTTTATATATGGAAAAATTAAAAAATTAAATCCTTTAACTTTGGGAGATTTTGCTGCTGCCCCCTTAATATTGGGACAAGCAATTGGAAGATTTGGTAATTTTATGAATGGAGAGATTCATGGAGTTCCTACTTTTACTCCTTGGAATGTTATTTTTAGTGTTAAACCTCAATTCTATCAATGGTATTCAGAATATTTAAAAATGCCTCTTTTAGAGAAAATTAGTTATAAAGAATTAGTTCCTTGGGGATTGGTATTTCCTACCTCTTCTCCTGCTGGAAGTGAGTTTCCAAATATTCCAGTTCATCCAGCTATGTTATATGAACTTGTACTAAATTTTATTGGCTTTTTATTTATCTGGCTTGTTTTAAGAAAACGTCCTAATAAAGCTCCTGGATATTTATGGTGGAGTTATATAATTATTTATAGCCTTATTAGAATTTTTGTAAGTTTCTTTAGAGCAGAAGACCTTATGATCTTCAATTTAAGAGCTCCTCATCTAGTTAGTATACTTCTTATTATCTTTTCATTTACAATGATTAAATTAGGGGAAATAAAAGCCCACAAATAGAAAAAAGGCAGCTCATACTGCCTTTTTTATTATTGCCAACTATTCATTCTTGCTATAAGTGAATTTTTTTCCTCTTCAAGTTCTCTCATAAAACTTTCTAATATATCTTTTACATCTGCTTTTTCATTAACCATAGCTGCTACTTGTCCTGCCATTACACTTCCATTGTCAACATCTCCATCAACTACAGCTAATCTTAATTTTCCAGTTCCTAATTGTTCTATCTCCTCTTTTGGAGCTCCTTGTTTTTCCATTTCTAAAATTAGTTTTGCAAATTTATTTTCAATAACTCTTACAGGATGACCAGTATAATTTCCTGTTGATACAGTTGATCTATCTTTAGCTTTTAAAATAGCATTCTTATAATTTTCATGGATAGTACATTCATTAGCAGTTAAGAATCTAGTTCCTACTTGAATTCCACTTGCCCCTAATGATAGAGCTGCTAAGAATTGTTTTCCCCCAGCTATTCCTCCAGCTGCAATTACAGGAATTTTTACACTTGCTACAACTTGAGGTACAAGAGCCATAGTTGTTATACTTCCTATGTGTCCTCCACCTTCCATTCCTTCAGCTATTACAGCATCTGCTCCTATTCTTTCCATTCTTTTTGCTAATGCTACTGAAGCCACAACTGGTAGAACTTTTATTCCTGCTGCTTTAAGCTTTTCCATATATGGTCCAGGGTTTCCTGCTCCTGTAGTTACTACTTGAACTTTTTCCTCTATACAAACATCTATTTGTTTTTCTACATCAGGCATCATTAACATAAGATTAACACCAAAAGGGTTAGAAGTTATCTCTTTAGCTTTTCTTATCTCTTGTCTTAAAATATCAACTGGCATTCCTCCACCAGCTATAATTCCAAGTCCTCCCTCTTTAGAAACATGTCCAGCTAGATTTCCATTAGCTATCCACGCCATAGCT harbors:
- the lgt gene encoding prolipoprotein diacylglyceryl transferase, with the protein product MNPVIFSIGSFELRYYGLMYAIAFFVGIEIAKYMAKERNFNPSIIENYAFVAMLSGLLGGRLYYVLFNLDYYLSNPSEILATWHGGMAIHGGIIGGIVGTFIYGKIKKLNPLTLGDFAAAPLILGQAIGRFGNFMNGEIHGVPTFTPWNVIFSVKPQFYQWYSEYLKMPLLEKISYKELVPWGLVFPTSSPAGSEFPNIPVHPAMLYELVLNFIGFLFIWLVLRKRPNKAPGYLWWSYIIIYSLIRIFVSFFRAEDLMIFNLRAPHLVSILLIIFSFTMIKLGEIKAHK
- the fabK gene encoding enoyl-[acyl-carrier-protein] reductase FabK; this encodes MINNEICKLLGIKYPIIQGAMAWIANGNLAGHVSKEGGLGIIAGGGMPVDILRQEIRKAKEITSNPFGVNLMLMMPDVEKQIDVCIEEKVQVVTTGAGNPGPYMEKLKAAGIKVLPVVASVALAKRMERIGADAVIAEGMEGGGHIGSITTMALVPQVVASVKIPVIAAGGIAGGKQFLAALSLGASGIQVGTRFLTANECTIHENYKNAILKAKDRSTVSTGNYTGHPVRVIENKFAKLILEMEKQGAPKEEIEQLGTGKLRLAVVDGDVDNGSVMAGQVAAMVNEKADVKDILESFMRELEEEKNSLIARMNSWQ